CGGGGGGCCTTGTGGGTGTCGTGGTCGGTGACCGGTGTCGGCTCGGGCAGTGCGGTGCGGTCGATGCGTCCGCCGGGGGTCAGCGGCAGCCGGTCGAGGACGGTGAACAGGGCGGGGACCAGGGGTTCGGGCAGCCGGGCGGCGGTGAAGCGGCGCAGTTCGTCGTCCTGGACGGTGCTCGAGGCGTTCGCGGGGACGACGTAGGCGAGGAGCCGGGGGCGGCCGGCGCTGTCGGGGCGGACGGTGACGGCGGACTGGGCGAGGGCGGGGTGCTCGGCCAGGGCTTCCTCGGTCTCGGCGAGTTCGACGCCGGTGCCGCGTAGTTCGGCCCGGGTGCCGGGGCCGCCGACGTGGGTGAGGCGGCCGTCCTCGTCGCGGCGTACGCGGTCCCCGGTGCGGTACATGAGGCTGCCGGGCGGGCCGGCGGGGCAGGGGACGAAGCGGGTGGCGGTGGCGGCGGGGTGGCCCGGGTAGCCGCGGGTCACGCCGGGGCCGGCCACGTACAGCTCTCCGGTGACGCCGGCGGGGACCGGTGCGAGGCCCGGGCCCAGTACGTGCAGGGCGGTGTCGTGGCTCGGGTGGCCGATCGTGCCCGCGGGGGGCAGCGGCTGGTCCGCGCTCACCAGGTGGCGGGCGGCGAACACGGTGCTCTCGGCGCTGCCGTGGCCGGTGACGACGTTCAGGTGGGGGCAGGCCTCGCGGATGCGGCGCAGCGCGGCGGCGGGCGCGCGGTCGCCGCCGGTGACCAGCTGGCGCAGCGGGGCGAGGAGTTCGGGGCGGCGGGCGGCGAGCGCGGTGAGGCGGGCTGCGGGCAGCCACAGGGTGGTGATGGTGTCGGTGCCCCCGATCCGGGCCAGGGTGTCGTCCTCCCGTTCCCCGGGGGGTGTCACGACCACCCGGGCGCCGTTGAGGAGCGGTGTCCACAGTTCGAGGGCGAGGGCCTCGACGGTGTGCGGGCCGTGCCACAGCACGGTGTGCTCGCCGGTCTGGCGCCAGAGGGGGTCGGCCGCGAAGCGGGCCAGGTTGCGGTGGGTGAGGGCGACGGGCGCGCCGGTCCCGCCGTCGAGTGGGGTGTCCGCGACGGCGAACAGGCCGTGCGGGTGGGCGGGGAGCGGGTGGTGCGCCGCCGCGGCGTCGTCGGCGGTGGCCGGGGCGGGGTCGTCGAGGACGATCACGGACAGGTCCGCGACGGCGGGGAGGATGGCGGCGGTCGCCGGGTCGGTGAGCAGGACGCGCGCGAAGGAACGGGCGGCCTGCGTGGTGAGGTCACCGGCCGCGAGGGCGGGGTCCAGGGGCAGCCAGGCGGCGCCGGTCTTCGCGACCGCCAGCAGGGCGACGGCCAGGTCCGCCGAGCGGGGCAGGGCGACCGCCACGACTGTCTCGGCCGCCACCGTGCGGGCGCGCAGGTCGGTGGCCAGCAGGCTTGAGCGGGCGTCCAGTTCGCGGTAGGTGAGGGTCGTGTCCCCGTCGGTGAGGGCGGCGGCGTCGGGGGTGCGTTCGGCCTGCCGCGCGAACAGGTGGGTGACCGTCTCCTGCGCGGCCGGGAGGCGGGGCTCCTGCCGGCGGGCCGCGGTGGGCGTCCGCTCTCCTACGGCGTCGGCGGTCACGTCCAGGGAGCCGACGGGCTGGTCGCCGGCGGCGACCAGGGCGCGGACGTGGGCGATGAGTTCCTCGCCGATGAAGCGCAGTTCGGGGCGGGTGTAGAGGTGTTCGGGGGCGTCGAGGCGGATGAACAGGTCGCTGTCGGCGCTGCCGTCGGTGTAGACGCCGATGGACAGTTCGTCGAAGGTGCCGGTCGTCGCGCCGAAGTAGCGGGCCGGGCTGTCGCCGAAGTGGAGCTGCTGCACGAACTCGACGACGTTCAGGACGACGCCGAAGCTGCCGCGG
The window above is part of the Streptomyces sp. NBC_01428 genome. Proteins encoded here:
- a CDS encoding AMP-binding protein, encoding MPSFGASSAHQGLWRAQEMASDTPNHALTMWDVAGDLDAAVMESAFLHVMGEAEVLRVTFTDTAGDGLRLVPRTLGDWRPFLLDLAAEPDPEQAAREALADLVREPFDLERDLLFRLGVVKLAADRSLLVIAYHHLISDGFGAGGLLSRRLAEAYTALARGENVPPLEHEWDTASFTAASDRYLASPQFTEDTAFWRDYLTDAPPPARLPRIALSDTTRAALAEPLSSADRWSQVAGAIGMASRTLTVPRAEAATWTETAQSMGVWMSTMLTAAAAVFVRHRCDRPDFLLSLAVGNRVGVASRTPGLAVNVVPVRATVPLNATFTEIADTLVDETYEIFDHAACHYSDIQRAAGTTLSDRGSFGVVLNVVEFVQQLHFGDSPARYFGATTGTFDELSIGVYTDGSADSDLFIRLDAPEHLYTRPELRFIGEELIAHVRALVAAGDQPVGSLDVTADAVGERTPTAARRQEPRLPAAQETVTHLFARQAERTPDAAALTDGDTTLTYRELDARSSLLATDLRARTVAAETVVAVALPRSADLAVALLAVAKTGAAWLPLDPALAAGDLTTQAARSFARVLLTDPATAAILPAVADLSVIVLDDPAPATADDAAAAHHPLPAHPHGLFAVADTPLDGGTGAPVALTHRNLARFAADPLWRQTGEHTVLWHGPHTVEALALELWTPLLNGARVVVTPPGEREDDTLARIGGTDTITTLWLPAARLTALAARRPELLAPLRQLVTGGDRAPAAALRRIREACPHLNVVTGHGSAESTVFAARHLVSADQPLPPAGTIGHPSHDTALHVLGPGLAPVPAGVTGELYVAGPGVTRGYPGHPAATATRFVPCPAGPPGSLMYRTGDRVRRDEDGRLTHVGGPGTRAELRGTGVELAETEEALAEHPALAQSAVTVRPDSAGRPRLLAYVVPANASSTVQDDELRRFTAARLPEPLVPALFTVLDRLPLTPGGRIDRTALPEPTPVTDHDTHKAPRNDTEKILAAAFADVLELDRVGIDEDFFDLGGNSLRAIRLVGLIRAELNQEVSIRRLFAARTVMGLSDMWQDLTRSSRPSLRRRTSNGSVL